A stretch of the Elusimicrobiota bacterium genome encodes the following:
- the proC gene encoding pyrroline-5-carboxylate reductase, with the protein MLANKKIAVVGAGHMGAALIGGMLRAKLTTPKNITASRHSEEALAALKKEWGINTATDNKKAVAGADIVILAVKPQVSPAVLTELSSVIKPQQIIISLMAGITAKTIAQKLGQPCPVVRSMPNTPCLVDAGATAVAPGAHAGAGDLALAERIFSSVGKVVVLPETAMDAVTGLSGTGPVYIFMVIEAMIDGGVKMGIPRDVATKLATQTVLGAAKLVIETGKHPAILKDEVTTPGGTAINAIHMLETRGLRSVLIDAIVTATQRSQELSRLYGD; encoded by the coding sequence ATGCTCGCCAACAAGAAGATCGCGGTCGTGGGCGCCGGCCACATGGGCGCGGCCCTCATCGGCGGGATGCTGCGCGCCAAGCTCACGACCCCGAAGAACATCACCGCCTCCCGCCACAGCGAGGAAGCCCTCGCGGCCCTCAAGAAGGAGTGGGGGATCAACACGGCCACGGACAACAAGAAGGCCGTGGCGGGCGCCGACATCGTCATCCTCGCGGTCAAGCCCCAGGTCTCCCCCGCGGTCCTGACCGAGCTCTCCTCCGTCATCAAGCCCCAACAGATCATCATCAGCCTCATGGCCGGCATCACCGCCAAGACCATCGCCCAGAAGCTGGGCCAGCCCTGCCCGGTGGTCCGCTCCATGCCCAATACGCCCTGCCTGGTCGACGCCGGCGCCACCGCCGTGGCCCCGGGCGCGCACGCGGGCGCCGGGGATCTGGCCCTGGCCGAACGCATCTTCTCATCCGTGGGCAAGGTCGTGGTCCTGCCCGAGACGGCCATGGACGCCGTGACCGGCCTCTCCGGCACGGGCCCGGTCTACATCTTCATGGTCATCGAGGCCATGATCGACGGCGGCGTCAAGATGGGCATCCCGCGCGACGTGGCCACCAAACTCGCCACCCAGACGGTGCTGGGCGCGGCCAAACTGGTCATCGAGACCGGCAAGCACCCCGCCATACTCAAGGACGAGGTCACCACCCCCGGCGGCACGGCCATCAACGCCATCCACATGCTCGAGACCCGGGGCCTGCGCAGCGTGCTCATCGACGCCATCGTCACCGCCACCCAGCGCTCCCAGGAGCTCAGCCGCCTCTACGGCGATTGA
- a CDS encoding sulfite exporter TauE/SafE family protein — protein sequence MNPLAQGFWLGLATGPYCFAACAPFLVGYLCAEGRPALADNLKTLARFLAGRFLAYLVFGAAAGALGAAVSSSVPVWLPAAALAASALLMLACSAAWAFPRVSWCLAAGRWTTPQRVPLAMGFLTGINVCPPFLTGMVVVLALGSAAGGAAFFTAFFAATSLYLLPVLGVWPWLSGARARSIGRWALGLAGAWYLVEAARLPWR from the coding sequence ATGAACCCGCTGGCGCAGGGCTTCTGGCTCGGCTTGGCCACGGGGCCCTACTGCTTCGCGGCTTGCGCGCCCTTCCTCGTCGGCTACCTCTGCGCCGAGGGCAGGCCCGCCTTGGCCGACAATCTCAAGACCCTGGCGCGCTTCCTGGCCGGCAGGTTCCTGGCCTACCTCGTCTTCGGCGCGGCCGCCGGAGCCTTGGGCGCCGCGGTGAGCAGCTCCGTGCCGGTCTGGCTGCCGGCCGCGGCCCTGGCCGCAAGCGCGCTGCTCATGCTCGCTTGTTCTGCGGCCTGGGCCTTCCCCCGAGTCTCCTGGTGCTTGGCCGCGGGCCGCTGGACGACCCCGCAACGGGTGCCTTTGGCCATGGGTTTCCTGACCGGGATCAATGTCTGCCCGCCTTTCTTGACCGGGATGGTGGTGGTCCTGGCCCTGGGCAGCGCCGCGGGCGGCGCCGCGTTCTTCACGGCGTTCTTCGCGGCGACCTCGCTCTACCTGCTGCCGGTGCTGGGGGTCTGGCCCTGGCTCTCCGGCGCGCGGGCCCGGAGCATCGGCCGGTGGGCCCTCGGGCTGGCGGGCGCGTGGTATCTCGTGGAGGCCGCCCGGCTGCCCTGGCGCTGA
- a CDS encoding type II secretion system F family protein translates to MPVFAYKAKGADGKVIEGTVDAEEQKAAVARLRDQKLSILEIAEQSAGPLDALKALLKRKGKVTNRDLVLFSRQLSTLVGAGVPIVQSLAILENQAENPAFRDVLKTVRGDIESGLSISDALKKHPDAFPELYTSMIKAGELGGILDTILERLTAYLESNEALRAKVKSAMMYPIIILTICAVITIFLLTFVIPRFATIFESFGAKLPLLTQILLDLSNFVKNPIVFICICLSPVAGWYALKYINKTAAGKKFIDGRILVIPLFGIILKKVAVARFTRTLGTLIKSGVPILQALETVASTAGNVVIAEAVLSARESIREGGHLSDPLKKSGVFPNMVTAMISVGEETGALDTMLAKIADFYDQEVDTAVKGLTSLIEPIVIVIMGAIVGTIVAAMFLPMFGMGELAGNMEGGGKSE, encoded by the coding sequence ATGCCGGTATTCGCCTACAAAGCCAAGGGCGCCGACGGGAAAGTCATCGAAGGCACCGTCGACGCGGAGGAGCAGAAGGCCGCGGTGGCGCGCCTGCGCGACCAGAAGCTCTCCATCCTCGAGATCGCGGAGCAGTCCGCCGGCCCGCTCGACGCGCTCAAGGCCCTCCTCAAGCGCAAGGGCAAGGTCACCAATCGCGACCTGGTGCTCTTCTCGCGCCAGCTCTCCACATTGGTGGGCGCCGGCGTGCCGATCGTGCAGAGCCTCGCCATTCTGGAGAATCAGGCCGAGAATCCGGCCTTCCGGGATGTCCTGAAGACCGTGCGCGGCGATATCGAGAGCGGGCTCTCCATATCGGACGCGCTCAAGAAGCACCCGGACGCCTTCCCCGAGCTCTACACCTCCATGATCAAGGCCGGCGAGCTGGGCGGCATACTCGACACGATCTTGGAGCGCCTGACCGCCTACCTGGAGAGCAACGAGGCCCTGAGGGCCAAGGTCAAGTCCGCGATGATGTACCCCATCATCATCCTGACCATCTGCGCCGTCATCACCATCTTCCTGCTCACCTTCGTCATCCCCCGCTTCGCCACCATCTTCGAGAGCTTCGGGGCCAAGCTGCCGCTGCTGACCCAGATCCTCCTCGACCTCTCCAATTTCGTGAAGAACCCGATCGTCTTCATATGCATCTGCCTTTCCCCGGTGGCCGGCTGGTACGCGTTGAAGTACATCAACAAGACCGCCGCCGGCAAGAAGTTCATCGATGGAAGGATCTTGGTCATCCCGCTGTTCGGCATCATCCTCAAGAAGGTGGCCGTGGCGCGCTTCACCCGCACCTTGGGGACGCTCATCAAGTCCGGCGTGCCCATCCTCCAGGCCCTGGAGACGGTGGCTTCCACCGCCGGCAACGTGGTCATCGCCGAGGCGGTGCTGAGCGCGCGCGAGTCCATCCGCGAGGGCGGGCACCTCAGCGACCCCCTCAAGAAGTCCGGCGTCTTCCCCAACATGGTGACGGCCATGATCTCGGTGGGCGAGGAGACCGGCGCGCTCGACACCATGCTGGCCAAGATCGCGGACTTCTACGACCAGGAGGTCGACACCGCGGTCAAGGGTCTGACCTCGCTCATCGAGCCCATCGTCATCGTGATCATGGGCGCCATCGTGGGCACCATCGTGGCCGCCATGTTCCTGCCCATGTTCGGCATGGGCGAGCTGGCCGGCAACATGGAAGGCGGCGGCAAGTCGGAGTAG
- a CDS encoding excinuclease ABC subunit UvrC — MGGLAVRRSAGPGSPDRSHVPHACGVYLMRDARGVILYIGKAKDLFKRVAQYFNPNKPDLKNSYLAPLIRAIDYVPCGSEREALLLERRLIREHQPFFNAMWKDDKSYPYVKITVQEDFPRILLTRRKVKDGARYFGPYPMVAPIKGLLDHLWKRKFFPLRPCRWDFGMDKPLDKRTLHSCLYYHTKDCPAPCAGHISRQDYGRVVQDAVLFFSGRHADLRRRFESEMREAAKNLEYERAARLRDNLSALDQISERVRVRAVAAGDLAQPIAASRSVTDLQAALGLSAAPFHIECFDVSHFQGRQLVAAMVCFQGGEPHKDHYRRFRLREVSGIDDFASIAEAVRRRYGRLQREGEDMPDLILIDGGKGQLAAALNELKELKLRIPAAALAKRIEEVFLPGKPEALILDKSRPALRLLQRLRDEAHRFGVKYHRLLRGKALLG; from the coding sequence ATGGGTGGGTTAGCGGTCCGCCGCTCAGCCGGTCCAGGCAGCCCGGACCGCAGCCACGTCCCGCACGCCTGCGGCGTCTACCTCATGCGCGACGCCCGCGGCGTCATCCTCTACATCGGCAAGGCCAAGGACCTCTTCAAGCGCGTCGCCCAATACTTCAACCCGAACAAGCCCGACCTCAAGAACTCTTACCTGGCCCCGCTGATCCGCGCCATCGACTACGTGCCCTGCGGCTCGGAGCGCGAGGCCCTGCTGCTGGAGCGGCGCCTCATCCGCGAGCACCAGCCCTTCTTCAACGCGATGTGGAAGGACGACAAGTCCTACCCTTACGTGAAGATCACGGTGCAGGAGGACTTCCCGCGCATCCTGCTGACCCGCCGCAAGGTCAAGGACGGGGCCCGCTACTTCGGCCCCTATCCGATGGTCGCGCCCATCAAGGGCCTGCTCGACCATCTCTGGAAGCGGAAGTTCTTCCCCTTGCGGCCCTGCCGCTGGGATTTCGGCATGGACAAGCCTCTGGATAAGCGCACCTTGCATTCCTGCCTCTACTACCACACCAAGGACTGCCCGGCGCCCTGCGCGGGCCACATCAGCCGCCAGGACTACGGCCGGGTGGTGCAGGACGCGGTCCTCTTCTTCTCAGGCCGCCACGCGGACCTGCGCCGGCGCTTCGAGAGCGAGATGCGCGAGGCCGCGAAGAACCTGGAGTACGAGCGCGCCGCCCGCCTGCGCGACAACCTGTCCGCCCTCGACCAGATCAGCGAGCGGGTGCGCGTGCGCGCGGTGGCGGCGGGAGACCTCGCCCAGCCCATCGCCGCCAGCCGTTCGGTGACGGACCTGCAGGCCGCGCTGGGCCTCTCCGCGGCGCCCTTCCACATCGAATGCTTCGACGTCTCGCATTTCCAGGGCCGCCAGCTCGTGGCCGCCATGGTCTGCTTCCAGGGCGGCGAGCCCCACAAGGACCACTACCGCAGGTTCCGGCTGCGCGAGGTCTCGGGCATCGACGATTTCGCCTCCATCGCGGAGGCCGTGCGGCGGCGCTACGGCCGCCTGCAGCGCGAAGGCGAGGACATGCCCGACCTCATCCTCATCGACGGCGGCAAAGGCCAGCTGGCCGCGGCCCTCAACGAGCTCAAGGAACTCAAGCTGCGCATCCCTGCGGCGGCTTTGGCCAAGCGCATCGAGGAGGTCTTCCTGCCCGGGAAACCTGAGGCCCTCATCCTGGATAAGAGCCGGCCGGCGCTGCGCCTTTTGCAGCGCCTGCGCGACGAGGCGCACCGCTTCGGCGTCAAGTACCACCGGCTGCTGCGGGGCAAGGCCCTGCTGGGCTAG
- a CDS encoding ATP-binding protein produces MSFRARLLLAILIFSALPLAYVLQATVFQDPLFAVAIFAVCVFALLGALAGALQIDGIVRQKEDRATRSEVELQTFTERVHDGIFRVDASGKVREINTAMAECLRQVPEFLKGRRLWDYLVWSGGVPDAAFIPAGQLRRTVLMLGKRKTGDSVTLQVDLYGVQEAGAFAGFRGCARLAPAPLQEAALKARFASESFQAAQNLLQDHLSRLLAILGSGLEPRQLAPQLETETNQMRSRCAGLFEKGALTAWTPQLCVDLVDPRALLENVRARFEPAAALKKLQFSVSSAGSSPSFLGDRAHLAELLDDLVANAIKYTLAGNGVSLDFSENEEGYDFVVQDGGIGIPQSEQSCLFTPFFRGENAVNASIGGLGLGLWTAQKIAQAHKGILFVESRLHQGTTVTFRIVKRDRGTDTRWVG; encoded by the coding sequence ATGAGCTTCCGGGCGCGCCTGCTTCTGGCCATCCTCATCTTCAGCGCCTTGCCCCTGGCCTATGTCCTGCAGGCCACGGTCTTTCAGGACCCCCTCTTCGCCGTCGCCATCTTCGCGGTCTGCGTTTTCGCGCTGTTGGGTGCGCTGGCGGGAGCGCTCCAGATCGACGGCATCGTCCGCCAGAAGGAAGACCGCGCGACCCGGAGCGAGGTCGAGCTGCAGACTTTCACGGAGCGCGTGCACGACGGGATATTCCGGGTCGACGCCTCCGGCAAGGTCCGCGAGATCAACACGGCCATGGCCGAATGCCTGCGCCAGGTCCCGGAATTCCTGAAAGGCCGGCGTCTCTGGGACTATCTGGTCTGGTCGGGCGGGGTGCCGGACGCCGCTTTCATCCCGGCCGGCCAGCTCCGGCGGACCGTGCTTATGCTCGGCAAACGCAAGACCGGCGACAGCGTGACTCTGCAGGTCGATCTCTACGGCGTGCAGGAAGCCGGCGCCTTCGCCGGGTTCCGCGGCTGCGCCCGGCTCGCGCCGGCCCCTCTCCAGGAGGCGGCGCTCAAGGCCCGTTTCGCATCCGAATCCTTCCAGGCCGCGCAAAACCTGCTGCAGGACCACCTGTCCCGGCTGCTCGCGATCCTCGGCTCGGGACTGGAGCCGCGGCAGCTCGCGCCCCAGCTGGAAACGGAGACCAACCAGATGCGCTCCCGGTGCGCGGGCCTCTTCGAGAAGGGCGCTCTCACCGCCTGGACCCCGCAGCTCTGCGTGGACTTGGTCGACCCCAGGGCCCTTCTGGAGAACGTGCGGGCGCGCTTCGAGCCCGCCGCCGCCCTGAAGAAGCTCCAGTTCTCGGTCTCCAGCGCCGGGTCCTCGCCGAGCTTCCTGGGAGACAGAGCCCATCTCGCCGAGCTCTTGGACGACTTGGTCGCAAACGCCATCAAGTACACCCTCGCAGGCAACGGCGTCAGCCTCGATTTCAGCGAGAACGAGGAGGGCTACGACTTCGTCGTGCAGGATGGGGGCATCGGCATCCCCCAGTCCGAACAGTCCTGCCTCTTCACCCCCTTCTTCCGCGGCGAGAACGCCGTCAACGCCTCGATCGGGGGTCTGGGCCTGGGCCTTTGGACCGCCCAGAAGATCGCCCAGGCCCATAAGGGCATCCTCTTCGTCGAATCCCGACTCCACCAGGGGACCACCGTCACCTTCCGGATCGTCAAGCGCGACCGAGGCACGGATACCCGATGGGTGGGTTAG
- the rpsT gene encoding 30S ribosomal protein S20, producing MPAKKKTMRHRSGIKAHRQSLRRHARNVDMKKTIRRAARAAGDAATAKDSKTSELLAKASSAFDRAAQRGVIHWKTAARRKSRLAKRVAAGLAATAAPAKA from the coding sequence ATGCCAGCCAAGAAGAAGACCATGCGGCACCGCTCGGGCATCAAGGCCCACCGGCAGTCGCTCAGACGACACGCGCGCAACGTCGACATGAAGAAGACCATCCGCCGGGCGGCGCGCGCCGCCGGCGACGCGGCCACGGCCAAGGACTCCAAGACCTCCGAGCTCCTGGCCAAGGCCTCCTCGGCTTTCGACCGGGCCGCCCAGCGCGGCGTCATCCATTGGAAGACCGCCGCGCGCCGGAAGTCCCGCCTAGCCAAGCGCGTGGCGGCCGGGCTCGCCGCGACCGCCGCTCCCGCGAAAGCCTAA
- the holA gene encoding DNA polymerase III subunit delta — METRYADLVKEWQAGKFRPVYYFIGEDASARSEAAAALKAAIAPDGFNFAHFAGDPAGQAAAVVSEAMTLPVFADRRLVVVESAKLPAEVRSVLAGYLQAPSPSTSLVLFSEERKLDARDALLKAAAAAGAVCLFKPLREEDAVARLQAEARRTGKGFSAEAAEALVAEAGTDWAILKQELEKAALFAAQAQSIGPEHVAACLGYQKTADPFALPRLIQTRQLKAALTHLQRFFHEGKPSDQAFHALNQIRSAVLKQLRAKRMLKAGRSEAEVFGSLRLHSYYDRDYLGMLKRLSEARLRRDLGACLEAEVSLKSRTWLSAAQEIERLVVDLCSK, encoded by the coding sequence ATGGAGACCCGCTACGCCGACCTCGTCAAGGAATGGCAGGCGGGGAAGTTCCGCCCGGTCTATTATTTCATAGGCGAGGACGCCTCCGCGAGGTCCGAAGCGGCAGCCGCCCTGAAAGCGGCCATCGCCCCCGACGGGTTCAACTTCGCGCACTTCGCCGGAGACCCCGCAGGCCAGGCCGCGGCCGTGGTCAGCGAAGCCATGACCTTGCCCGTGTTCGCGGACCGGCGCCTGGTCGTCGTCGAGAGCGCCAAGCTGCCGGCCGAGGTCCGCTCCGTCCTGGCCGGCTATCTCCAGGCGCCCTCGCCCAGCACCTCGCTGGTCCTTTTCTCCGAGGAGCGCAAGCTCGACGCGCGCGACGCCTTGCTCAAGGCCGCGGCCGCGGCCGGGGCCGTGTGCTTGTTCAAGCCCCTGCGCGAGGAGGACGCCGTGGCGCGTCTGCAGGCCGAGGCCCGCCGGACCGGCAAGGGCTTCTCCGCCGAAGCGGCCGAGGCTCTGGTCGCGGAAGCGGGCACGGACTGGGCCATCCTCAAGCAAGAGCTGGAGAAGGCCGCGCTCTTCGCGGCCCAGGCTCAGTCGATCGGCCCGGAGCATGTGGCCGCCTGCCTGGGCTATCAGAAGACGGCCGACCCTTTCGCCCTGCCCCGCCTCATACAGACCCGCCAGCTCAAAGCGGCCTTAACGCACCTGCAGCGCTTCTTCCATGAGGGGAAGCCCTCCGATCAGGCATTCCACGCCCTGAACCAGATCCGATCGGCGGTGCTCAAGCAGCTGCGCGCCAAGCGCATGCTCAAGGCCGGCCGCTCGGAGGCCGAGGTCTTCGGCTCCCTGCGCCTGCACAGCTATTATGACCGGGATTACCTGGGGATGCTCAAGCGCCTCAGCGAGGCCCGGCTGCGCCGGGACCTGGGCGCCTGCCTGGAGGCCGAGGTCTCGCTGAAGTCGCGCACCTGGCTCTCGGCTGCGCAGGAGATCGAGCGGCTGGTCGTGGACCTCTGCTCCAAATAG
- the lptE gene encoding LPS assembly lipoprotein LptE, with amino-acid sequence MRRHWYLLVTAAALGCAGDDIHYNPTPQLLPQNVRRIALHPIINKTGQFGLEDKLMLTVRDEFLRDGRYPLVPETDADGVVWTTISRYINTPIQYDANLVPTAYKLRVLTDLQFVDRKKPDQALWVERNIDEVFTYSAPTLAGGLTEEQAREQIWTTLAKDIVKRVIDGFGSVTGTSRRVIQGDAPSTEPLAAPETPLTPVNPHAY; translated from the coding sequence ATGCGCAGACACTGGTACCTGTTGGTGACGGCGGCGGCCCTGGGATGCGCCGGGGACGATATCCACTACAACCCCACCCCGCAGCTCCTGCCCCAGAACGTCCGCCGCATCGCCTTGCATCCCATCATCAACAAGACCGGACAGTTCGGTCTCGAGGACAAGCTCATGCTGACCGTGCGCGACGAGTTCCTGCGCGACGGCCGCTATCCCCTCGTCCCCGAGACCGACGCGGACGGCGTGGTCTGGACGACGATCTCGCGCTACATCAACACCCCCATCCAGTACGACGCCAACCTCGTGCCCACGGCCTACAAGCTGCGCGTGCTCACCGACCTGCAGTTCGTGGACCGCAAGAAGCCCGACCAGGCCCTCTGGGTCGAGAGGAACATCGACGAAGTCTTCACCTACTCCGCCCCCACTTTGGCCGGAGGCCTGACCGAAGAGCAGGCCCGCGAGCAGATCTGGACCACCTTGGCCAAGGACATCGTCAAGCGGGTCATCGACGGCTTCGGCTCGGTCACCGGCACCTCGCGGCGCGTCATCCAGGGCGACGCCCCCTCGACCGAACCGCTGGCCGCGCCGGAGACGCCTCTGACGCCGGTCAATCCCCACGCCTATTAG